CTGCTGCCATTGAAACATTATTCACCTATCGTGTTCCGAATGAATTCACTGATAGAGTACAAATCGGCGCTCGCGTAAAAATTCCTTTCGGAACAAAAACAATTGTTGGCGTTGTAATTCGGCTTACAGAAAAAACTTCTGTAACCGTACAACTGAAGTCTATTCATTCACTCCTCGATACAAAACCTATTTTCAACAGTGAACTGCTCAATACTCTTTGCTGGATTGCAGAATATTACATTGCACCGCTCGGCGAAGTTTTGAACTGCGCGCTTCCGCAGGGATTAAAGCAACAGGAACCACGTCCGAAACTTGAACAAGGAATTTCTATTTCCGAAGAACAAAAACAACAATGGGTGAAGCGTTTACTCGAACTCGGAAATTCCCAGCGCAACACCAAACAACGACTCGTTCTCGAGACACTTTTCAACACGCAAAAACACTTTCTTTCGCTTACCGAACTTTCTGAAATAACCTCAGCGTCTCCTGCGGTGCTGAAATCAATGCGCGAGAAAGGAATGGTACAATATTCCTCGAGAGAAATTATTCGCAAAGAAATACTTCTTCCTTCGGAACACGAGAAACAATCGCTGCGTATTATTCCCAACGAATACCAGCGCACAGCATTAGAAAAAATATCTGCGCAAATCTTATCGAGAACATTTCATTCGTTTTTACTGTTTGGAATAACGGGCAGCGGAAAAACGCAAGTGTACATCGAAGCGATTCGCAAAACGCTGGAACAAGGGAAAACAGCGATTATTCTTGTTCCGGAAATATCACTCACACCCCAAGCAGTTCGAAGATTTCAATTGCACTTCGGAGAAATGGTAACGGTGATTCATTCGCAAATGTCGGATGGTGAGCGGTTTGATTCGTGGCGATTGACGCTGAACGGAACATATAAAGTTGTTATCGGTCCTCGTTCCGCAATTTTCGCGCCGACAAAAAATCTTGGTTTAATTGTTGTTGACGAAGAACACGAATCATCGTACAAACAATATGATATGACGCCGCATTACCACGCGCGCAATGTTGCGCTTGTTCGCGCAAAAGAAAATAACGCCGTTGTTATTCTTGGCTCAGCAACTCCTTCCGCAGAATCGTATTACAATGCGATACAGCATAAATACACCTTGCTCGAACTTCCAGAACGCGCCGACAACGCTCGACTTCCCGAAATCCAAATTGTTGATTTGAGAACCGCGAAGAATATTGCACGGAAAACGGAGACAGAAATGAATGAAGCAGTTAGCAAGCAGCAGTTTCACTCGCCTTCTGCGAGCAAGGTAGTCAGCGGTAAGCAGGAAGGAACGGTACAAGGTACATTACCATTCGGACGTTCGCTTTCGCCATTGTTATTACAGCACATTAACGAACGATTGGGAAAAAAAGAAGGAATTATTTTACTGCAAAATCGTCGTGGATTTTCTTCGTATGTTGAATGTACACGGTGCGGAAATGTGGAAACTTGTACGAATTGTTCCGTTTCGCTGACGTATCATTCCGTCAAACAATTGCTGCGGTGTCATTACTGCGGGTATGCGCAAAAACTTCCAATACTCTGTCTTCGCTGCGGCAATCCGCGTGCGCATTACAAAGGAATCGGCACGCAACGCGTCGAAGAAGAATTACAAAACCATTTTCCACTTGCACGCATTGCGCGAATGGATTTGGATACTACATCGCGAAAAGGCGCGCACGATACTATACTCACATCATTTGGAAAACGTGACATAGATATTCTTCTCGGAACGCAAATGGTTGCAAAGGGATTGGATTTCCCTCACGTTACACTTGTTGGCGTTATTTACGCAGATATGCAACTGCTGTTTCCTGATTTTCGCTCAGCGGAAAAAACATTTCAATTGCTCACGCAAGTCGCAGGACGTTCAGGAAGAAGCACCATACGCGGCGAAGTCATTATTCAAACGTCCCAGCCGGAACATTATGTTCTCCATCACGTATTGCATCACGATGTGAAAGGATTTTTGAACATAGAATTATTCCATCGCAAAGGATTATTGTATCCGCCGTATTCCCGCATTGCGCTTATCGAATTTCGCGGAACAATCGAACACGCCGTCAAAACGTACGCTGAAACGTTTGCCCATCTTCTGAAAAACAATAATGGTTTGCTTCACATACTTGGACCAACACCAGCCGCGCTCGAACGTTTGCGTGGTGTGTATCGCTTTCATATCCTGCTGAAAAGTCCGCGCGAAAAAGATAAAACCGGAGCGCATTTACATTCTGCGATTCGCACAACACTTTCGAAATTCCGACAAACAGCAACGGGAAAAACTAAACATGTAAAAATAATTATTGATATTGACCCCGTCGGTATGATGTAACGAACGGGCATCATTCAAAATTATCAAGATTTTTATTGATTCTCAGTTGAGTTGTTACAATTTCGCGAGTACCTTCATAGAAAAATCTTGAAGGTTTTTTTCCTACTTCCATTGTTCTTTTCATTCACTTCATTTATATTTTCACCAACATTTTAATAATCTATCGGAGTAGTTATGCTTAAACACTTACTATCATATATTTTCATCTTTCTTTCTCTCACATCAACAACTTTTCTTCCGGCGTTTGCAACAGATTCATTGGTAATTACGCCATTGAAAATGAGCGCATTCGGCGGTGATGGTCGTGATATTGACTATGTTACGCAAAACATCGGCTATATCTGCGGCGACGATGCTCTCGTTACCAATAATTACATCGGCAAAACAACGGATGGCGGAGCTACGTGGCAAAACATTACACCCACTGCGCTTACGGTTCGTCCACGCGCGCTCGATTTCATTAACGAAAACGTTGGCTTCATCGGTTGTTACTATGGGAAAATCATCAAAACAACCGATGGCGGTGTAACGTGGGATACGATTTATACATCGGGCTACAGCGGCACAATTTATGATATTGTCTTCATCAACAACGATATCGGTTTTGCATGTGGTAGCAATAGCAACGGAACCGTCTTAAAAACTGCCGACGGCGGTAATACGTGGACAATCGTCTATAATACCACGACGAATACTCGCTACGGCATTGATTTTTTTTCCATGGACGATATTATTGTCTGCGGCTCAAGCGGAAGTGTTATCAAAACGACCGATGGAGGTGTTTCGTGGACTTCAAGAACAGCAAGCACAAGTACATTGTACGATATTGATGTTACGAGTTCCGATGTTGTATGGGTCATCAATTCCACTGAAGCGATATATAAATCCGTTGACAGAGGCGAAACATTTTCTCTTGTTCTCGATAACGGCAGCAGCGCGTTTTATGCGATGCATTTTTTCGATGAAACTTATGGCGCAATTGTCGGAACAAACGGCACAATGTATTATACAAAAAATGGCGGCGTAAATTTTGATACCGTTACAATTGAAAACTTTACCGGACAAGTTATGCGAAGCGTGTATATGAAAAGCGCAACGGATATTCAGGCGCTCGGCGACCAAGGTATTATTATCCGCTCAACTGATGGATGCGAAACGTGGAAATATGTCGAGAACGGTTACATATTGTACGGCGTTGATTTTCTTGATGAAAACTTTGGCATTGCTGTTGGGAACCGCGGCTATATCATAAAAACTACAGATGGCGGCACAACGTGGAAAGATATTATGACCATTCAAAGCACAATTAATCTCTACGATGTCAAAGTCTTTGATACGCAAACGTATTATATTTGCGGCGGAACCGGTCTCCTCTATATTACCGAAGATGGCGGCGAAACTTTTACCAAACGTCCTCTCCCCGTTGTTTCTGGCAATTCAAAAACACTGCATTTCTTCAATCGCAATGAAGGATACTGCGCCGGTGAAATGGGGTATATTTATTACACAATGGATGCTGGCGAAACGTGGACTTCCCAATTCTACTTCGGTGCATCCAGTAATAACATCGAAGATGTTTTCTTCCTCAACGATACCACAGGATTTGCTATCGGCGAACGCGGGAAATTCGTCAAAACTTCCAACAGAATGACATGGGACAGCAGCGGTATTGACGGACCAAATATCAATACACTCTGGGAAATGGATTTCCTTGACGAAAGCATTGGCTACATCACTTCAACTCGCGGATGTATTTACAAAACCACCGACGGCGGCGCATCGTGGGCATTACAAAACGATACCTCCCGCCTCGCCGCTGTTGACGTTTTTGATTTAGATGTGCTAGACGAACTGCACGGCTACGCAGTTGGTGAAAACGGTAGGATATTTAAAATTACTTCCATCAATACGTGGGCAGAAGCCGCTTCCATTCGCACTCCGTATAATTCCGAAGAAAACTTCTGGGGTTTAGATTTTGTTCATAGCAACCTTGCGTTTATTAGCGGTTACTACGGCTCAATGTATAAAATGACAACTGGTGTCGTTGGCGTCCAGGAAAATGTTAACAAACCGAAAGTTATTTCGCTCCTTGAAGCATATCCGAATCCTTTCAATCCTTCCACTGAAATTCGTGTCGGTATCGAAAAAGAAGGAACGGTTTCGCTTACCGTGTACAATATTCTTGGCCAACAAGTTGCTTCAGTTGTAGAAAATAAAATTTTACAATCTGGAAATTATTCTTTTCCTTTTACAGCAAGAACACTGAACAGCGGAATGTACATTGCTCGGCTCGAAGTCCACGCAACCAACGGAACATTCATTCACAAAACAATGAAAATGATGCTCGTCAAATAACGTTCACCGTTCAAGCAATTAAGCCTTCAAGGTTTCTAAAATCTTGAAGGTTTTTTATTTTTTGAGTTCCAAACCAAAGACATACGAATCAAAAAACTACAATCTTCATTCGCGCGGCAAAGAAACAGAAAACCTAAAAAAAATTTTCTGATACAAAGAAGATTAGTATATTTTCGCCGCAAAAAATTGATTTTCATTTAACGTTTCTTACTTATAGTTGAAAATCGGAGTTCGTCTCCAACGTTACAGACGATTCCGATTTTTGTTTTATATAATTACAAAAAAAAACTTCAAGGTTTACACACGCACAATTCAATGCCCAATATCACTATAATGTTCCCCGATGGTTCCGTACAGCAATTTGTAAGCGGAATAACCGGAAAACAAATTGCCGAGTCCATTAGCAAACGTCTTGCGGAAGAAGCGCTTGCGATAGAAGTGAATGGCGATGTGTGGGATTTGTCGCGCGCAATTACTGCGGATGCTTCGCTGAATATTTTGAAGTGGGATAGTAGCGGTGGAAAATATGCGTTCTGGCATTCATCGGCGCATCTAATGGCGGAAGCAATTCAGGAACTTTTCCCCGGAACAAAATTTACGATTGGTCCTCCGGTAGAAGATGGATTCTATTACGATATTGATTTGGACGGACACTCTCTATCGCCCGATGATTTGCAGAAGATAGAAGAAAAGATGTACGAGTTTGCGAGACGCGACGTTCCGTACATTCGGGAAGAAATTTCTGCGGACGAGGCAATTGCATTCTATCGAAAACTTGGGAATCAATACAAAGTAGAACTCCTCGAAGAATTGAAAAGCAACGGTGAAAGCGTAACGATATACAAGCAAGGAAACTTTGTAGATTTATGTCGTGGTCCGCATCTTCCTTCAACAGGGAAAATAAAAGCAATCAAAATAATGAGTGTTGCGGGAGCGTACTGGCGAGCGGATGTAAGAAATAAAATGCTGCAGAGAGTTTATGGCGTAACATTTCCGACCAAAAAACAACTCGATGAATATGTCTTTATGCTCGAGGAAGCCAAACGCCGCGACCACAGAAAACTTGGAAGAGAGTTAGAATTATTTGTGTTTCACGATATATCACCTGGTGCGCCGTTTTGGTTGCCGAACGGAATGATAGTGTTTCGGGAGTTGGAAAAATTTTTACGTAGCGAACTCGATAAACGCGGATATCAAGAAATCAACACACCGATATTGGTAAAAAAAGATTTATGGGAGCGTTCAGGACATTGGTCTCATTATCAGGAAAATATGTTTCGATTGGAAGCAGATGAAACGATATACAGTTTGAAGCCGATGAATTGTCCCGAAAGCACATACGTGTATAAACATTCGCTGCGCAGTTATCGGGATTTGCCGTTGCGTTTTTCGGAAATAGGAAGATTGCATCGAAATGAAGTTTCGGGAGCACTTGGAGGAATGTTTCGCGTACGTCAAATTACAATGGATGATGCGCATATTTATTGCCGTCCCGAACAAATTCTTGAAGAAATAACTTCGCTGATACAGTTAGTTAATTATTTCTATTCCGTATTCGGATTAACGCCATCGTATTATCTTTCGACAAAACCTGAAGGAGCAATGGGCGATGCAAAACTTTGGGAACTTGCCGAAGCAAATTTGAAAGAAGCGTTAA
The nucleotide sequence above comes from Ignavibacteria bacterium. Encoded proteins:
- the priA gene encoding primosomal protein N', coding for MNLFAEIAVPAAIETLFTYRVPNEFTDRVQIGARVKIPFGTKTIVGVVIRLTEKTSVTVQLKSIHSLLDTKPIFNSELLNTLCWIAEYYIAPLGEVLNCALPQGLKQQEPRPKLEQGISISEEQKQQWVKRLLELGNSQRNTKQRLVLETLFNTQKHFLSLTELSEITSASPAVLKSMREKGMVQYSSREIIRKEILLPSEHEKQSLRIIPNEYQRTALEKISAQILSRTFHSFLLFGITGSGKTQVYIEAIRKTLEQGKTAIILVPEISLTPQAVRRFQLHFGEMVTVIHSQMSDGERFDSWRLTLNGTYKVVIGPRSAIFAPTKNLGLIVVDEEHESSYKQYDMTPHYHARNVALVRAKENNAVVILGSATPSAESYYNAIQHKYTLLELPERADNARLPEIQIVDLRTAKNIARKTETEMNEAVSKQQFHSPSASKVVSGKQEGTVQGTLPFGRSLSPLLLQHINERLGKKEGIILLQNRRGFSSYVECTRCGNVETCTNCSVSLTYHSVKQLLRCHYCGYAQKLPILCLRCGNPRAHYKGIGTQRVEEELQNHFPLARIARMDLDTTSRKGAHDTILTSFGKRDIDILLGTQMVAKGLDFPHVTLVGVIYADMQLLFPDFRSAEKTFQLLTQVAGRSGRSTIRGEVIIQTSQPEHYVLHHVLHHDVKGFLNIELFHRKGLLYPPYSRIALIEFRGTIEHAVKTYAETFAHLLKNNNGLLHILGPTPAALERLRGVYRFHILLKSPREKDKTGAHLHSAIRTTLSKFRQTATGKTKHVKIIIDIDPVGMM
- a CDS encoding T9SS type A sorting domain-containing protein, whose product is MLKHLLSYIFIFLSLTSTTFLPAFATDSLVITPLKMSAFGGDGRDIDYVTQNIGYICGDDALVTNNYIGKTTDGGATWQNITPTALTVRPRALDFINENVGFIGCYYGKIIKTTDGGVTWDTIYTSGYSGTIYDIVFINNDIGFACGSNSNGTVLKTADGGNTWTIVYNTTTNTRYGIDFFSMDDIIVCGSSGSVIKTTDGGVSWTSRTASTSTLYDIDVTSSDVVWVINSTEAIYKSVDRGETFSLVLDNGSSAFYAMHFFDETYGAIVGTNGTMYYTKNGGVNFDTVTIENFTGQVMRSVYMKSATDIQALGDQGIIIRSTDGCETWKYVENGYILYGVDFLDENFGIAVGNRGYIIKTTDGGTTWKDIMTIQSTINLYDVKVFDTQTYYICGGTGLLYITEDGGETFTKRPLPVVSGNSKTLHFFNRNEGYCAGEMGYIYYTMDAGETWTSQFYFGASSNNIEDVFFLNDTTGFAIGERGKFVKTSNRMTWDSSGIDGPNINTLWEMDFLDESIGYITSTRGCIYKTTDGGASWALQNDTSRLAAVDVFDLDVLDELHGYAVGENGRIFKITSINTWAEAASIRTPYNSEENFWGLDFVHSNLAFISGYYGSMYKMTTGVVGVQENVNKPKVISLLEAYPNPFNPSTEIRVGIEKEGTVSLTVYNILGQQVASVVENKILQSGNYSFPFTARTLNSGMYIARLEVHATNGTFIHKTMKMMLVK
- the thrS gene encoding threonine--tRNA ligase; translation: MPNITIMFPDGSVQQFVSGITGKQIAESISKRLAEEALAIEVNGDVWDLSRAITADASLNILKWDSSGGKYAFWHSSAHLMAEAIQELFPGTKFTIGPPVEDGFYYDIDLDGHSLSPDDLQKIEEKMYEFARRDVPYIREEISADEAIAFYRKLGNQYKVELLEELKSNGESVTIYKQGNFVDLCRGPHLPSTGKIKAIKIMSVAGAYWRADVRNKMLQRVYGVTFPTKKQLDEYVFMLEEAKRRDHRKLGRELELFVFHDISPGAPFWLPNGMIVFRELEKFLRSELDKRGYQEINTPILVKKDLWERSGHWSHYQENMFRLEADETIYSLKPMNCPESTYVYKHSLRSYRDLPLRFSEIGRLHRNEVSGALGGMFRVRQITMDDAHIYCRPEQILEEITSLIQLVNYFYSVFGLTPSYYLSTKPEGAMGDAKLWELAEANLKEALTRNGLSFGIKEKDGAFYGPKIDVQIKDALGRDWQVATIQLDFVMLPERFELEYIDADGSRKRPVAIHRAIFGSFERFIGIITEHFAGAFPLWLSPIQVAILPITDALNDYAKEVFQRLKEANIRAELDVRSEKIGYKIREWETKKVPYMLVLGEKERVQSTVSVRQHTKGDVGVRQLDECISNIVKEISNKTLSH